The nucleotide window GAAACCCCGCTTTGGCTGAAATTCTTCTGATCGACGATGAAGCTTCGGCCCGACAATTCTTCCGGCGAACGTTGGAAGGAGCCGGGCATGCCGTCAATGAAGTATCGTTGGCGCGGGACGGCTTGGCTCATCTCCAACGCCATGCAGTCGATCTGGTCATCACGGATATCCTGATGCCTGACATGGACGGCCTCGAGCTTACCTGGATGCTCCATCAGCAATTTCCCCGCCTCAAGGTCGTCGCTGTGTCCAGTGGAGCGCGCGATCTCGACTATTGCAGCGTCGCCAGATTCTTTGGCGCGCACGAAACATTGGTCAAACCCGTCGCAGTGCCGCGTCTGCTTGAAACCGTGGGTCGCCTGACCGGCCCCGCGTCCTGAACAGACGGTCTCCCGGCCGCGCTGTTTCCGGCCCTTTCACATACCACCCGGTTTTTGCGTTCTCCGGTCTTGGGACAATCCCTGATCGAGTGGCTGGTCTTGTCCTGACCGATT belongs to Nitrospira sp. and includes:
- a CDS encoding response regulator — encoded protein: MAEILLIDDEASARQFFRRTLEGAGHAVNEVSLARDGLAHLQRHAVDLVITDILMPDMDGLELTWMLHQQFPRLKVVAVSSGARDLDYCSVARFFGAHETLVKPVAVPRLLETVGRLTGPAS